In Desulfuromonas sp., a single genomic region encodes these proteins:
- a CDS encoding ammonia channel protein yields the protein MLTNLKRNLFLATTFLLVPGVVFAADAIDTGDTAWVIVSSALVLLMLPGLALFYGGMVRSKNVLSTSMHTFAAMAIIGVQWVVVGYSLAFGGEGKFFGSFANVMLSGITPESVSGTIPTYVFVMFQGMFAIITAALISGAVAERMKFSTYCVFILLWSTIVYDPLAHWVWGDGGWLAGHGDLDFAGGTVVHLSSGVSALVAALIIGKRKGYPMERMFPHNLPMTLLGAGLLWFGWFGFNAGSALASNGSAALAFTTTQTAAAAGALAWMLAEWIKVGKPSALGAASGIVAGLVVITPAAGFVTPGSALIMGLLAGVVCYGGVLMKHKFGYDDSLDAFGVHGIGGAFGAILTGVFATVGAAGLIAGNPGQVLIQLVGVLASGLYAAVVTAILLFILKPIMGLRVSQEDEVTGLDQTVHQESGYNI from the coding sequence ATGCTCACCAATCTCAAACGAAACCTTTTTCTCGCAACAACTTTCCTGCTGGTCCCCGGCGTCGTTTTTGCCGCGGATGCTATCGATACCGGTGATACCGCCTGGGTGATCGTTTCATCGGCCCTGGTGTTGCTGATGTTGCCCGGCCTGGCTCTTTTCTATGGTGGTATGGTCCGGAGTAAAAATGTTCTTTCAACCAGCATGCACACCTTCGCTGCCATGGCGATCATCGGTGTACAGTGGGTGGTCGTCGGGTACAGTTTGGCATTCGGCGGCGAAGGCAAGTTCTTCGGCAGTTTTGCCAACGTGATGTTGAGCGGCATTACGCCGGAGTCGGTTTCGGGAACGATCCCGACCTATGTCTTCGTTATGTTCCAGGGAATGTTCGCCATTATTACTGCGGCGCTGATCTCCGGCGCCGTTGCCGAGCGGATGAAATTCTCGACCTACTGTGTCTTTATTCTGCTCTGGAGCACCATTGTTTATGATCCGCTTGCCCACTGGGTCTGGGGCGACGGCGGCTGGCTGGCCGGTCATGGCGATCTCGACTTCGCCGGTGGTACCGTCGTTCACCTCTCTTCCGGTGTCAGCGCCCTGGTTGCCGCTCTGATTATCGGCAAGCGCAAGGGCTATCCGATGGAGCGGATGTTCCCGCACAACCTGCCGATGACCCTGCTCGGTGCCGGACTGCTCTGGTTTGGCTGGTTCGGTTTTAATGCCGGCAGCGCCCTCGCTTCCAACGGCAGTGCCGCACTGGCATTTACCACGACGCAAACAGCGGCAGCGGCGGGTGCTCTTGCCTGGATGCTGGCCGAATGGATCAAGGTTGGTAAGCCGAGTGCTCTTGGCGCCGCCTCCGGTATCGTCGCCGGTCTTGTCGTTATTACGCCGGCTGCCGGCTTTGTCACTCCCGGATCGGCTCTGATCATGGGTCTGCTCGCCGGAGTTGTCTGCTATGGCGGCGTCTTGATGAAGCACAAATTCGGTTACGATGATTCCTTGGATGCTTTCGGCGTGCACGGGATTGGCGGCGCCTTCGGGGCTATTCTGACCGGTGTTTTCGCAACTGTTGGTGCGGCCGGCCTGATTGCCGGGAATCCGGGGCAGGTGCTGATTCAGCTGGTCGGTGTTCTCGCCTCCGGTCTCTATGCGGCTGTGGTCACTGCGATCCTGCTTTTCATCCTCAAGCCAATTATGGGGCTGCGGGTGAGCCAGGAAGATGAGGTGACAGGGCTTGATCAGACAGTGCACCAGGAATCAGGCTACAATATTTAA
- a CDS encoding branched chain amino acid aminotransferase, protein MKIEVLPLEKEKAKIEDETQLTFGKYFTDRMFVMEYDTGKGWHSARIQPYGPFSLDPAAMVLHYSQEIFEGLKVYRHADGKVSLFRPSDNIDRFNRSAVRMCMPQVDATFFLDALKELIRLEQDWVPESDGTSLYVRPTMIANEPMLGVRPADQYLCYIILSPVGAYYKGGIAPVRIWISDFYVRAAEGGTGEAKTGGNYAASLYASREAAENGYDQVLWLDAREKKYVEEVGSMNMIFLYDGKIVTSPLKGTVLDGITRRSVLTLVREMGYEIEERALTVDEVLDGVESGRLTEAFGAGTAVVISPVGEFCYKGRCVKLNGGQTGELTRKLYDELTGIQYGRLPDKHDWVEII, encoded by the coding sequence ATGAAGATTGAAGTTCTGCCGCTTGAGAAAGAAAAAGCGAAAATTGAAGATGAGACGCAACTGACGTTCGGTAAATATTTTACCGACCGCATGTTCGTCATGGAGTACGATACCGGCAAGGGCTGGCATTCAGCAAGGATTCAGCCTTACGGCCCGTTCAGCCTCGATCCGGCGGCGATGGTACTGCACTACTCGCAGGAAATCTTCGAAGGCCTCAAGGTTTATCGCCATGCCGATGGCAAGGTCTCTCTGTTCCGGCCCTCAGACAATATCGACCGCTTTAATCGCTCGGCGGTGCGGATGTGCATGCCGCAAGTCGATGCAACTTTTTTCCTCGATGCGCTTAAAGAGCTTATCCGTCTTGAGCAGGACTGGGTGCCGGAATCAGATGGCACCTCGCTCTATGTCCGGCCGACGATGATCGCCAACGAGCCGATGCTCGGGGTTCGTCCGGCTGATCAGTATCTCTGTTACATTATCCTTTCGCCGGTCGGCGCTTACTACAAAGGCGGTATTGCCCCGGTCAGGATCTGGATCTCCGACTTCTATGTCCGGGCCGCGGAAGGTGGGACCGGAGAGGCCAAGACCGGCGGCAACTACGCCGCCAGCCTTTACGCTTCGAGGGAAGCGGCCGAAAATGGTTATGATCAGGTTCTCTGGCTCGATGCTCGCGAAAAGAAGTATGTCGAGGAGGTCGGCAGTATGAACATGATTTTCCTCTACGACGGCAAGATCGTGACCTCGCCATTGAAGGGGACTGTTCTCGACGGCATCACCCGGCGTTCGGTTCTGACCCTGGTACGGGAGATGGGGTATGAGATCGAGGAGCGGGCTCTGACGGTTGACGAGGTTCTCGACGGGGTTGAGAGCGGCCGGCTGACCGAGGCATTCGGGGCCGGTACCGCCGTTGTCATCTCTCCGGTCGGTGAATTCTGCTACAAGGGGCGATGTGTGAAACTGAACGGTGGCCAGACCGGTGAACTGACCCGGAAACTCTATGATGAGTTGACCGGTATTCAGTACGGCCGGTTGCCGGACAAGCACGATTGGGTCGAAATTATCTAA